In Chitinophagales bacterium, one genomic interval encodes:
- a CDS encoding T9SS type A sorting domain-containing protein, with protein sequence MKSLFTVFLALGSFILLHAQSVQRSFDHDNLNRTYRIYVSVNYDANKPVPLVFAFHGMGDQAANFQGIGFNQLADQDTFIVIYPQAEVDQDFNATAWNAGVGIPGFYLNSDINDVDFVSKLIDSLSNEFSIDTQRVYATGFSLGGYMSQRLACELDARIAAIASVAGLIGNDINCNPGAPVPVLHMHGTADSTITYGGEFPIPNFGYTKVGLSVDEMVANWTGINNCTEPVEEDSIPDTANDNLTIDRFTYPMCEAESEVILYKIKHAGHEWMSSPGNDIDATIAIWEFFQKHSRKSTSVGIANAEFDNTIQVYPNPVSNTLFVKMREAADRIMLTNLLGQELSRIENPMNLNIALSLADINPGMYLLTVQKGSGQSTFKILKE encoded by the coding sequence ATGAAATCATTATTTACTGTTTTTCTTGCATTGGGATCATTTATCCTTTTGCATGCCCAAAGCGTTCAGCGCAGTTTCGATCACGACAATCTCAACCGGACCTACAGAATTTATGTGTCTGTCAATTATGATGCAAACAAACCGGTTCCACTGGTATTTGCTTTTCACGGTATGGGCGATCAGGCGGCAAATTTCCAGGGAATAGGCTTTAATCAATTGGCCGATCAGGATACTTTTATTGTGATATACCCACAGGCAGAAGTAGATCAGGATTTTAATGCCACTGCCTGGAATGCGGGAGTGGGTATTCCCGGTTTCTATTTAAACAGCGATATCAATGATGTGGATTTTGTTTCCAAATTGATTGATTCTTTATCCAATGAGTTTTCAATAGATACACAGCGGGTTTATGCCACGGGCTTTTCCCTGGGCGGCTATATGTCGCAGCGACTGGCATGTGAACTTGATGCGAGAATTGCTGCCATTGCATCCGTTGCCGGTTTGATTGGTAACGACATCAATTGCAATCCAGGTGCTCCGGTTCCGGTGCTGCATATGCATGGTACTGCCGACAGTACGATTACCTATGGAGGCGAGTTTCCTATTCCAAATTTTGGTTACACCAAAGTGGGACTTTCAGTTGATGAAATGGTGGCCAATTGGACGGGTATTAACAATTGTACTGAGCCGGTTGAGGAAGATTCCATTCCCGATACAGCCAATGACAACCTGACTATTGACCGTTTTACTTACCCCATGTGTGAGGCAGAAAGTGAAGTGATTCTGTACAAAATTAAACATGCGGGACACGAATGGATGAGCAGTCCCGGCAATGATATTGATGCTACCATTGCTATTTGGGAATTTTTCCAAAAGCATTCCCGAAAATCAACTTCAGTAGGTATCGCAAATGCTGAATTTGACAATACCATTCAGGTATATCCCAATCCCGTATCCAATACGCTTTTTGTTAAAATGCGGGAAGCTGCTGATAGAATAATGCTCACAAATCTTTTGGGGCAGGAGCTAAGCCGTATTGAAAATCCAATGAATTTAAATATTGCACTTTCGCTGGCGGATATAAACCCGGGCATGTATTTGCTTACTGTTCAGAAAGGAAGCGGGCAAAGCACTTTTAAGATTTTGAAGGAGTAA
- a CDS encoding response regulator, translated as MKTELLLIDDDDIFIFMSKKMIEKTGFHTAPLVFKNGSLALDYLKEAYNKDTSYILFLDINMPVMNGWEFLDELEEVAVPENTFVFMLTSSIAEFDKKKAETNPFVMKFLSKPVLTSTFEEIKHMSGIRKLFL; from the coding sequence ATGAAGACAGAACTCTTACTTATTGATGACGATGACATATTCATTTTTATGTCAAAAAAAATGATTGAAAAAACCGGGTTTCACACTGCGCCTTTGGTTTTCAAAAACGGTAGCCTTGCCCTCGATTATTTAAAAGAAGCCTACAACAAAGACACTTCCTACATTCTCTTTCTCGATATCAATATGCCGGTGATGAACGGCTGGGAATTTCTCGATGAGCTGGAAGAAGTTGCCGTGCCTGAAAATACCTTTGTTTTTATGCTTACCTCTTCTATTGCAGAATTTGATAAAAAGAAAGCCGAGACCAATCCTTTTGTGATGAAGTTTTTATCAAAGCCTGTATTGACAAGCACTTTTGAAGAAATAAAACATATGTCGGGGATTAGGAAATTGTTTCTTTGA
- a CDS encoding PAS domain S-box protein — MQKDNRKYNFLVVEDNEGDFFLVQDYLEDVIDAPKVIHASKFEDARQILEAGKTDFDAILLDLTLPDKEGDTLVKEMLEISGNTPIIILTGYSDVDFAIQSLGMGIADYLLKDELNAAILYKSIIYNIERKKNLVKLKESEQKYADLFHLSPQPMWVYDMDTLQFLDVNDAAVKHYGYSVEEFREMTIKGIHPEEDIPQLEEVLKKQDKSAKFFKNQFRHKKKFGEIIDVDIQSNVINYNNKKAKIVLANDITERIQHINAITHQNSRLREIAWIQSHVVRAPLARIIGMANMIKSDVLDLSKGEKIEFLDHILSSSEELDDIIKDVINKTKEFNIKKEYG; from the coding sequence ATGCAAAAAGATAATAGAAAATACAATTTCCTGGTAGTAGAAGACAATGAAGGGGATTTTTTCCTGGTACAGGATTATCTCGAAGATGTAATTGATGCACCCAAAGTCATACATGCCAGTAAATTTGAAGATGCCAGACAAATTTTAGAAGCAGGAAAAACGGATTTCGATGCCATTTTACTGGACCTGACACTTCCTGACAAAGAAGGCGATACGCTTGTAAAAGAAATGCTGGAAATATCAGGCAATACACCAATTATAATTCTCACCGGCTATTCAGATGTGGATTTTGCAATTCAGTCGCTGGGAATGGGCATTGCCGATTATTTGCTCAAAGATGAACTCAATGCTGCTATTTTGTACAAAAGCATTATCTATAATATAGAAAGGAAAAAAAACCTTGTTAAGCTCAAGGAATCGGAGCAAAAATATGCTGATCTTTTTCACCTGAGTCCACAGCCCATGTGGGTTTACGATATGGATACGCTTCAGTTTCTGGATGTCAACGATGCCGCGGTAAAGCATTACGGCTATTCGGTGGAGGAATTTCGGGAAATGACCATTAAAGGCATCCACCCAGAAGAAGATATTCCGCAATTAGAAGAAGTTTTAAAAAAACAGGACAAAAGTGCAAAATTTTTCAAAAACCAATTCCGTCACAAGAAAAAATTCGGGGAAATTATTGATGTTGACATTCAGAGCAATGTCATTAATTATAACAATAAAAAGGCCAAAATTGTATTGGCCAATGATATTACAGAACGGATACAGCATATCAATGCCATTACACATCAAAACAGTCGCCTGAGAGAAATAGCCTGGATCCAGTCACATGTGGTGCGCGCTCCATTGGCAAGAATCATCGGTATGGCCAACATGATTAAAAGTGATGTTCTTGATCTTTCAAAAGGCGAGAAAATAGAATTTCTCGATCATATCTTGAGCTCTTCAGAAGAATTGGACGATATTATTAAGGATGTGATAAACAAGACCAAGGAATTTAATATCAAAAAAGAATATGGTTAG
- a CDS encoding response regulator translates to MKSVHILLVEDNEGDIFLTTEAFGESKFKYKISIARNGKEAIDFVFQKGNFKKALTPDLILLDINLPVKNGLEVLHVLKNDASVKQIPIIILTTSSSKNDINLSYKENANCYITKPVDADDLEKVVNSIEDFWMKTARLPLK, encoded by the coding sequence ATGAAGTCAGTACATATTTTACTTGTGGAAGACAACGAGGGCGATATTTTTTTAACAACTGAAGCCTTTGGCGAAAGTAAATTTAAATACAAGATCAGCATTGCCCGCAATGGTAAAGAAGCCATTGATTTTGTGTTTCAAAAAGGAAATTTCAAAAAAGCATTGACACCGGATTTAATTCTCCTGGACATTAACCTTCCGGTAAAAAATGGGCTTGAAGTACTACATGTATTGAAAAACGATGCTTCGGTAAAACAAATCCCCATCATAATACTCACTACTTCTTCTTCAAAAAATGATATAAACCTTTCTTACAAGGAAAATGCAAATTGCTACATCACCAAGCCTGTTGATGCCGATGATCTGGAAAAGGTCGTGAATAGTATAGAAGATTTTTGGATGAAAACGGCCCGATTGCCACTCAAGTAA
- a CDS encoding ATP-binding protein produces the protein MSSFPELGSPEDGIAYWRDYLFIITLLYIVPLSLLALIPGVIVSITGKLYSIAIFDVFAAVFLAVISFTSWFSIFTRKILFTIMVYLLAIVMLTALGSYGPGLIYLLAVSVFMVIIFPYRYAFLPVFINILFCIAYGLLIYLEIFEIHQSDSQQIIEWAAISTNLIFLNAVFSVLIPKMFGGMQKSLEEQRILKEALSVNQKNLETSLKTLKIKNRELEQFAYVTSHDLQEPLRMISSFLTQLKKKYGNQLDEKALKYIDFAVGGSKKMRSVILSLLDFALVDKYEYELEQFDLKELINELKNYNKIEAHLSINYSGVPVINSYKKPLTVVLQNLLNNAIKFKREGIDPEINIEAKESESEWQFTFRDNGIGIESEYHDKIFIIFQRLHNEDKYKGAGMGLSIVKKLIEHMNGRIWVESNPENGSTFYFTISKNIEL, from the coding sequence ATGAGCAGCTTCCCTGAATTGGGATCTCCTGAAGATGGCATAGCATATTGGAGAGATTATCTGTTCATAATAACACTGCTGTATATTGTCCCGCTGAGTTTGCTCGCACTTATTCCGGGAGTCATTGTATCAATTACAGGAAAGCTCTATTCCATTGCCATTTTTGATGTTTTTGCAGCTGTATTTCTTGCTGTTATTTCATTCACAAGTTGGTTCAGCATATTTACCAGAAAAATACTCTTTACAATAATGGTCTATTTATTGGCCATAGTTATGCTCACAGCATTGGGGTCATACGGCCCCGGATTGATCTACCTGCTCGCAGTATCTGTTTTTATGGTCATCATATTTCCCTACAGGTATGCTTTTCTTCCTGTATTCATAAATATACTATTCTGTATCGCATATGGCTTATTGATTTATCTTGAAATATTCGAAATACATCAATCAGATTCACAGCAAATAATTGAGTGGGCGGCCATTTCAACCAACCTGATATTTCTCAATGCCGTTTTTTCCGTATTGATCCCGAAAATGTTCGGAGGCATGCAAAAAAGCCTTGAAGAACAGCGCATATTGAAAGAAGCCCTTTCTGTCAATCAAAAAAATCTTGAAACATCACTTAAAACGCTTAAAATCAAAAACAGGGAGTTGGAACAATTTGCTTATGTCACCTCTCATGATTTACAGGAACCATTGAGAATGATCTCAAGTTTTCTAACCCAATTGAAGAAAAAATACGGAAACCAACTGGATGAAAAAGCACTGAAATATATAGATTTTGCAGTAGGAGGATCCAAAAAAATGCGCAGTGTAATTTTAAGCCTGCTTGACTTTGCTTTGGTTGATAAATACGAATATGAATTAGAACAATTTGACTTAAAGGAACTGATTAATGAGCTTAAGAATTACAATAAAATAGAAGCACATTTAAGCATCAACTACAGTGGCGTTCCTGTAATTAATTCTTACAAAAAACCATTGACAGTGGTGCTTCAAAATTTACTGAACAATGCCATTAAATTCAAGCGAGAAGGTATTGACCCTGAAATAAATATAGAGGCAAAAGAATCTGAAAGTGAATGGCAGTTTACTTTCCGGGACAATGGAATTGGCATTGAAAGTGAATATCATGATAAAATATTTATTATCTTTCAAAGATTGCATAATGAAGATAAGTACAAAGGTGCCGGGATGGGGCTGTCCATTGTAAAGAAATTAATTGAGCACATGAATGGGCGTATATGGGTGGAGTCAAACCCTGAAAATGGCAGCACATTTTATTTTACAATTTCTAAAAATATTGAACTATGA
- a CDS encoding PAS domain S-box protein, with protein MNTNPTHKLHIIAIGASAGGLEALQKFLSHLPELKNTCVIVAQHLSPTHKSMLVQLLSKKTKLSVAEAENNKTLESNKVYITPPGKEIAVKNNKIILQKPGSAIGPKPSVDVLFKSLAQNKNSNVIAIVLSGTGSDGAAGITALKEVECYIIVQEPETAKYDGMPISAINTGMTDAVLPPEKMGEEIHRYLNTDMRKKIKKDSIEKETSAIDKILYLLGKYSDADFSNYKSATIGRRLEKRMNALGVQSIKEYLNLIEKKPGEADEMFKTILIGVTTFFRDKEAFKALETYLKKIIKNKGKQEPIRIWVPGCSTGEEPYSIAILLSKILKDKIQDYKIQIFATDIDERAISKARKGIYPEASLENLSKSIREKYFIKKNNEFELIKAIRGMVLFSRHDVIKNPPFLKIDLISCRNLLIYFNTALQKQIIPVFHYSLNPESYLFLGKSETVGQFNNLFSSVDTKNKIFKRKSGRSFHKIKLSNYKAQKQEIYPDKKTVKEENQLSLQEKVKETLFNTYEHPYVVVDENHDIQEVNGDVRLFLTLSPGSIQVNLIKMANPELQIELRSVLSKAIKERNIIKSNIKRFKLFDALHFVRITAQPLIYTESTENYFIVIFEKLDIERYVSTGKAENTEGLVNMRIQELEDELGTTKEHLQTYIEEIETSNEELQSLNEELQSTNEEMQSTNEELETSNEELQSANEEIQITYTELRVANEELQHKDKLLQQIQANTQALLNNDLQAFILVDPSYNILKFNTKALETFKHLKSREIVEGESIIDLFPSGQIETFVQDFNKAVAGKKFQDEKEFTNSKGQKCWYSVSYTPVSYSDGSVAGISIGLLDISDLKIALSKLIETELLVNTVFNAVTVGICIIDENGVFEDVNDEYCKIYGYKKAELIGEKFTKIVLTGQKKKMLEEYQTSIKNETFTNYGKEISGEYEVLGKNGKTIDVAVVTRLIHRADGRKFTITSIRDITKQKQAQRELDQVLHSLKERNKEQNCLYKITSLGNYNYDIDELLGKAVKLLPDGFQYPDITSAQIHYDGKIYKSDNHRKSKWITKSAKKSTDGKELSIEVFYRQKTAVKEKESFLKEEIQMVDSVANNLVMCIDQIISRQKIKFSEQRFRSLVQDGSDLISVLDKKNLFKYVSPSHKNYIGYTHSELMGKNPFDFIHPDDLRKTKDEFKLLQKENRVKSSPHRFKHKNGGWRWVQTIATNMIDDYAVKGIVLNSVDITEIFETQEKLKESESRYRGFYESQTNYVIRTDMEGNYSYFNKKFEEDFGWLYPDGKILGKNSLTSICEHDHLKVFETVEQCVKEPEKVFKIEIDKPSKNGGVVTTLWDFICILDGKGNPNEIQCIGIDITERIEAEKELKASNNRFEKVAQATRDAIWDYNIVDDTIYWGSGYTDLFGYKIYKKKQPIDNWSKKIHKADYKKIADSLDKALKNPNCEKWEAEYRYKKADNSYTYVSDRGIIIRNEKNRAIRMVGAVTDISAQKEFEASLKQLNESLQKQTLALSQSNYELEQFAYVASHDLQEPLRMITNFLTQLEKKYSDKLDEKGNKYIHFAVDGAVRMRQIILDLLEFSRVGKHEDNLEKIQLGEMIKNITALHDKAIEESGAEIQFKKLHSVKSFRSPLRQVLHNLINNALKYRKKNIAAKIKISSEEFKDHWKIAVKDNGIGIEKNNLDKIFVIFKRLHDKTEYSGTGLGLAIVKKTIENLGGKIWVKSTPGKGSTFYFTIKKPKK; from the coding sequence ATGAATACAAATCCCACCCATAAACTCCACATCATTGCCATAGGAGCCTCCGCAGGTGGACTTGAAGCACTCCAGAAATTTTTGTCTCACTTACCCGAACTGAAAAACACCTGTGTAATTGTTGCGCAACATCTAAGTCCAACGCACAAGAGTATGCTTGTGCAATTGCTCAGCAAAAAGACAAAATTAAGTGTCGCAGAAGCCGAAAACAATAAGACTTTAGAAAGCAATAAAGTCTATATCACCCCTCCCGGCAAGGAAATTGCTGTGAAGAACAACAAAATAATACTGCAAAAACCGGGGTCTGCAATTGGCCCAAAACCTTCGGTTGATGTGCTGTTCAAATCGCTGGCACAAAATAAAAACAGCAATGTCATAGCTATTGTGCTTTCGGGAACAGGTTCTGACGGGGCTGCCGGAATAACTGCATTAAAAGAGGTAGAATGCTACATCATTGTGCAAGAACCCGAAACGGCTAAATATGACGGAATGCCGATTTCCGCAATTAATACAGGAATGACGGATGCAGTGCTTCCTCCCGAAAAAATGGGTGAAGAAATTCACCGCTACCTCAACACGGACATGCGAAAGAAAATAAAAAAAGACAGCATTGAAAAAGAGACCTCTGCTATAGATAAAATCCTCTATTTGCTCGGAAAATACAGCGATGCAGATTTTTCAAATTACAAATCTGCTACCATTGGCCGCAGGCTGGAAAAGCGAATGAATGCACTTGGCGTTCAGTCCATAAAGGAATATCTGAATTTGATAGAAAAAAAACCGGGTGAAGCCGATGAAATGTTTAAAACAATCCTGATTGGTGTAACAACATTTTTCAGGGATAAAGAAGCATTCAAGGCGCTGGAAACTTACCTGAAAAAAATCATCAAGAATAAAGGAAAACAGGAGCCAATAAGAATATGGGTGCCGGGTTGCTCAACGGGTGAAGAACCCTACTCCATTGCCATTCTGCTCAGTAAAATATTAAAAGACAAAATTCAGGACTACAAAATCCAGATTTTCGCGACTGATATTGACGAACGCGCCATTTCAAAAGCACGAAAAGGAATATATCCCGAAGCTTCACTCGAAAATTTATCCAAAAGCATTCGGGAAAAATATTTCATCAAGAAAAACAACGAATTTGAACTGATCAAAGCAATCAGGGGAATGGTGTTGTTTTCCAGGCATGATGTTATCAAAAACCCGCCCTTCCTTAAAATTGACCTGATTTCCTGCCGCAATTTGTTGATCTATTTCAACACGGCATTGCAAAAGCAAATCATTCCCGTATTTCACTATTCCTTAAATCCGGAAAGCTACCTGTTTCTCGGAAAATCAGAAACAGTAGGACAATTCAATAATCTTTTCTCATCAGTGGACACTAAAAACAAAATTTTTAAGCGCAAAAGCGGTCGCAGTTTCCACAAAATAAAATTATCAAACTATAAAGCGCAAAAACAAGAAATTTACCCGGATAAAAAAACAGTTAAAGAGGAAAACCAACTGAGCCTGCAGGAGAAAGTCAAAGAAACCCTTTTCAATACCTATGAGCATCCCTATGTTGTGGTTGACGAAAACCACGACATCCAGGAAGTCAACGGAGATGTAAGGCTTTTCCTGACGCTGAGCCCGGGAAGCATACAGGTGAACCTGATTAAAATGGCCAATCCTGAATTGCAGATTGAGCTGCGTTCCGTACTTTCCAAAGCTATAAAAGAGCGCAATATCATAAAAAGCAATATCAAACGCTTTAAGCTTTTCGATGCTTTACATTTTGTTCGTATCACTGCCCAACCACTTATTTACACGGAATCAACAGAAAATTACTTTATCGTCATTTTCGAAAAGTTGGATATAGAAAGATATGTATCTACCGGAAAAGCAGAAAACACGGAAGGCCTTGTGAATATGCGCATCCAGGAACTGGAAGATGAACTGGGCACAACCAAAGAACACCTACAGACTTATATTGAAGAAATAGAAACCAGCAATGAAGAATTGCAATCGCTGAATGAAGAGCTGCAAAGTACCAACGAAGAAATGCAAAGTACCAATGAAGAGCTAGAAACCAGCAATGAAGAACTGCAAAGTGCCAATGAGGAAATTCAAATTACCTATACAGAACTCAGGGTGGCAAATGAGGAGCTGCAACACAAAGATAAACTCTTACAACAAATCCAGGCCAATACCCAGGCTCTGCTCAACAACGATCTACAGGCGTTTATCCTGGTCGATCCTTCCTACAATATATTGAAATTCAATACCAAGGCATTGGAAACCTTTAAGCATCTGAAAAGCAGGGAAATTGTTGAGGGAGAAAGTATTATAGACCTGTTTCCTTCAGGACAAATTGAAACTTTCGTGCAGGATTTTAACAAGGCTGTAGCAGGCAAAAAATTTCAGGATGAAAAAGAATTTACCAATAGCAAAGGACAAAAATGCTGGTATTCGGTAAGTTATACTCCCGTAAGCTACAGCGATGGAAGTGTGGCAGGCATTTCCATTGGTTTGTTGGATATCAGCGATCTTAAAATTGCCCTGTCAAAGCTCATTGAAACAGAATTACTGGTCAATACTGTTTTTAATGCCGTTACTGTTGGCATATGCATTATTGATGAAAATGGAGTTTTTGAAGATGTAAATGATGAATACTGCAAAATATACGGCTACAAAAAGGCTGAATTGATCGGTGAAAAGTTCACCAAAATAGTGCTTACCGGTCAGAAGAAAAAGATGTTGGAAGAATACCAGACATCTATTAAAAACGAAACATTTACAAATTATGGCAAGGAAATAAGTGGCGAATATGAAGTGCTTGGTAAAAATGGTAAAACCATCGATGTAGCAGTTGTGACCAGGCTCATTCACAGAGCAGATGGAAGGAAGTTCACGATTACTTCCATAAGGGATATTACCAAACAAAAACAAGCACAAAGAGAACTTGACCAGGTGCTTCATTCACTTAAAGAAAGGAACAAAGAGCAAAATTGCCTGTACAAAATCACAAGTCTTGGCAATTACAATTACGATATTGATGAATTATTGGGTAAAGCAGTAAAATTATTGCCTGACGGATTTCAATATCCCGACATAACAAGTGCACAAATCCATTATGATGGAAAAATCTACAAATCGGATAATCACAGAAAAAGCAAGTGGATTACGAAATCGGCTAAAAAAAGTACGGATGGAAAAGAACTGAGCATTGAAGTGTTCTACCGACAAAAAACTGCAGTAAAAGAGAAAGAATCATTTCTGAAAGAAGAAATCCAAATGGTTGATTCAGTGGCCAATAACCTGGTAATGTGCATCGACCAGATCATTTCAAGGCAAAAAATAAAATTCAGCGAGCAAAGGTTCAGATCCCTGGTTCAGGACGGTTCCGACCTTATTTCAGTACTTGATAAAAAAAACCTGTTTAAATATGTGAGCCCGAGCCACAAGAATTATATAGGCTATACACACAGTGAACTTATGGGAAAAAATCCCTTTGACTTTATCCATCCAGATGATTTAAGGAAAACAAAAGATGAATTTAAATTACTTCAAAAAGAAAACCGTGTAAAATCATCACCGCACCGTTTTAAGCACAAAAATGGCGGATGGAGATGGGTACAAACCATTGCTACAAATATGATTGATGACTATGCAGTAAAAGGCATTGTACTCAATAGTGTGGATATTACTGAAATTTTTGAAACACAGGAAAAACTCAAAGAAAGCGAATCGAGGTATCGTGGATTTTACGAATCACAGACCAATTATGTGATCCGCACCGATATGGAAGGGAATTACTCCTATTTCAACAAGAAATTTGAAGAGGATTTTGGATGGTTATATCCTGACGGTAAAATTCTCGGAAAAAACAGCTTGACCTCAATTTGTGAACACGATCACTTGAAAGTTTTTGAAACAGTAGAGCAATGTGTGAAAGAACCTGAAAAGGTTTTTAAAATAGAAATTGACAAACCAAGTAAAAATGGAGGAGTAGTAACCACACTTTGGGATTTCATATGTATCCTTGATGGCAAGGGCAATCCAAATGAAATTCAGTGCATAGGTATTGATATTACAGAGCGAATAGAGGCCGAAAAAGAACTGAAAGCGAGTAACAATCGCTTTGAAAAAGTGGCGCAAGCTACCCGCGATGCCATTTGGGATTATAATATTGTGGACGATACAATCTATTGGGGCAGCGGATACACAGATTTGTTTGGGTATAAAATATATAAAAAAAAGCAACCAATTGATAATTGGAGCAAAAAAATTCACAAAGCAGATTATAAAAAGATAGCAGACAGCTTAGACAAAGCGCTTAAAAACCCCAATTGCGAAAAGTGGGAAGCTGAATACCGCTACAAAAAGGCCGACAATTCCTATACCTATGTAAGTGACAGGGGTATAATTATCCGCAATGAAAAAAACAGGGCGATTAGAATGGTTGGAGCAGTTACGGACATTAGCGCCCAAAAAGAATTTGAAGCTTCTTTAAAGCAGCTCAACGAAAGTCTGCAGAAACAAACCCTGGCACTTTCCCAATCCAACTATGAGCTGGAGCAATTTGCCTATGTAGCTTCGCATGATTTGCAGGAACCACTCAGGATGATCACAAATTTCCTCACCCAGCTTGAAAAAAAATACAGCGATAAATTAGACGAAAAAGGCAACAAATACATCCATTTTGCAGTAGATGGTGCTGTGCGAATGCGGCAAATAATTCTTGACTTGCTGGAGTTTTCAAGAGTGGGTAAACACGAAGACAATCTTGAAAAGATTCAATTGGGTGAAATGATCAAAAATATAACTGCGCTACATGATAAGGCAATTGAGGAATCAGGAGCGGAAATTCAATTCAAAAAACTCCATTCGGTTAAATCATTCAGATCTCCACTTCGCCAGGTATTGCACAACTTGATTAACAATGCGCTGAAGTACAGGAAAAAAAATATTGCAGCGAAAATAAAAATCAGCAGCGAGGAATTTAAGGATCATTGGAAAATAGCTGTAAAAGACAATGGTATCGGTATTGAGAAGAATAATCTTGACAAAATCTTCGTGATTTTTAAAAGACTACATGATAAAACAGAATACAGTGGCACCGGCCTGGGGCTTGCAATCGTAAAAAAGACGATAGAAAACCTCGGTGGAAAAATATGGGTGAAATCCACTCCGGGCAAAGGCAGTACATTTTATTTTACCATAAAAAAACCCAAAAAATAA
- a CDS encoding DUF4442 domain-containing protein, whose protein sequence is MSTPGTAPSYTLNAAQQKMRKQMSNPFLFRFFLLWKLPLGWFAGLKLKKLSPEECVATIPYGWRSQNPFQSIYFAAQSMAAELSTGALVMFGIAGKKPAFAMLVVGMEAEFTKKADQLTTFTCHDGPKLFEAIKRAEETGEAQQIKMETIGTMPDGTEVARFYFTWSIKQRSK, encoded by the coding sequence ATGTCAACCCCAGGTACAGCTCCATCCTACACACTTAATGCAGCACAGCAAAAGATGCGCAAGCAAATGAGCAATCCCTTTTTGTTCAGGTTTTTTCTGTTGTGGAAATTGCCCCTGGGCTGGTTTGCAGGTTTAAAACTGAAAAAACTCAGTCCTGAGGAATGCGTAGCCACCATACCCTATGGCTGGCGCTCGCAAAATCCCTTTCAATCCATTTATTTTGCAGCGCAAAGTATGGCCGCTGAGCTCTCTACAGGTGCCCTGGTGATGTTTGGCATTGCCGGAAAAAAACCTGCTTTTGCCATGCTCGTTGTGGGTATGGAAGCAGAATTTACCAAAAAAGCAGACCAACTCACCACCTTTACCTGCCACGATGGACCAAAGCTATTTGAGGCTATAAAACGCGCTGAAGAAACAGGCGAAGCACAACAGATAAAAATGGAAACCATCGGCACCATGCCTGACGGTACAGAGGTTGCCCGTTTTTACTTCACATGGTCTATAAAACAACGCAGTAAGTAG
- a CDS encoding M23 family metallopeptidase, whose product MKTILILFLCIQVTLAWSQSDAHNFPIEKGALTCPLTSDKGKIVSVYNGEVMSVVHHDRFSYAVIIKHGDYYSVYAGIDHTELIKGALVSTSQEIGNIASGNESKFNFELWKNVEKLDPKDWVACLN is encoded by the coding sequence ATGAAAACCATACTTATTCTTTTCTTGTGCATACAGGTAACTTTGGCCTGGTCGCAAAGTGATGCACACAATTTCCCGATTGAAAAAGGCGCCCTGACTTGTCCCTTGACTTCCGATAAAGGTAAAATCGTTTCTGTTTACAATGGTGAAGTAATGTCTGTGGTGCACCATGATCGTTTTAGCTATGCTGTTATCATCAAGCACGGGGATTATTACTCGGTTTATGCCGGAATTGACCATACCGAACTTATAAAAGGTGCGCTTGTCAGTACCAGCCAGGAAATTGGAAATATAGCTTCCGGAAATGAAAGCAAATTCAATTTTGAGCTCTGGAAAAATGTAGAAAAACTAGACCCAAAGGATTGGGTGGCTTGTTTGAATTAG
- a CDS encoding type II toxin-antitoxin system RelE/ParE family toxin: MELEVYWLELAESKLEDIYSYHSIKASKRIAKKLIIGIIDTTIGLGKQPEIGQIENNLNSRDQEFRYLVYKNYKIVYWVNYKFARIEIANIFDTRQDPEKLKETK, translated from the coding sequence ATGGAGTTAGAAGTTTATTGGTTGGAACTTGCAGAAAGCAAACTTGAAGACATCTATAGTTACCATTCAATCAAAGCAAGCAAACGTATTGCTAAAAAATTAATAATCGGAATAATTGACACTACAATTGGGCTCGGAAAACAGCCTGAAATTGGGCAAATTGAAAACAATTTAAACAGCAGAGATCAAGAATTTCGTTATTTAGTATATAAAAATTACAAAATTGTCTATTGGGTAAACTACAAGTTTGCCCGAATTGAAATAGCAAATATATTCGATACAAGGCAAGACCCCGAAAAACTCAAGGAAACTAAATAG